The following proteins come from a genomic window of Platichthys flesus chromosome 1, fPlaFle2.1, whole genome shotgun sequence:
- the phospho2 gene encoding pyridoxal phosphate phosphatase PHOSPHO2: MKTLMVFDFDHTVVDDNSDTWVIRCLPDQTLPDSVKNSYRKGHWTEFMGRVMNYIGDQEVSPDRVRSVMETIPFTAGMTDLLTFISENKSTIDCIVISDSNTMFIEWILHAAGLQVAVDQVFTNPAKFNELGYLEVQCYHSHDCDRCPVNLCKRKVLELYLSGRSDVSVEYQRIFYVGDGGNDFCPTSCLRRHDVVMPRKGFTLEKLLAKREGQEHDTSLRARVLAWSSGTDILQELKATM; encoded by the exons ATGAAGACTCTGATGGTGTTTGATTTTGACCACACTGTGGTCGATGACAACAGTGATACCTGGGTGATCAG atgcCTTCCAGATCAGACTCTCCCTGACTCTGTGAAGAATTCCTACAGAAAAGGCCACTGGACTGAGTTCATGGGTCGAGTGATGAACTACATAG GAGACCAGGAGGTCAGCCCTGACAGGGTCCGAAGTGTGATGGAGACCATCCCCTTCACAGCTGGAATGACAGACCTGCTGACATTCATATCAGAGAATAAAAGCACCATCGACTGCATCGTCATCTCCGACTCCAACACCATGTTCATAGAATGGATCCTCCACGCAGCTGGGCTCCAGGTGGCTGTTGACCAGGTTTTCACCAACCCAGCTAAGTTCAACGAGCTCGGGTACTTGGAGGTGCAGTGCTACCACTCTCACGATTGCGATCGATGCCCCGTCAACCTCTGTAAGAGGAAAGTCCTGGAGCTTTACCTGTCAGGGCGGTCTGATGTAAGTGTGGAGTATCAGCGTATATTTTACGTGGGCGATGGCGGGAACGATTTCTGCCCTACTTCCTGTCTGAGGAGGCATGATGTTGTGATGCCCAGGAAGGGGTTCACCCTGGAGAAACTGCTGGCCAAACGTGAAGGGCAGGAACACGACACTTCTTTGAGAGCCAGAGTCCTTGCCTGGAGCAGCGGCACAGACATCCTCCAGGAACTGAAGGCTACTATGTAG